The genomic interval tgttctctctctgccACTCCAGAAGAGTGTTTGAGAAGTTGGTGTTGGTTACATGGAGGAGCTGGGAACAAAACCACAACTGTTGTGTTGCTCTGGTAACTAAAGCTGTGGCTTGAAGAGAAACCACAGCAAAGGATGGGAGATAAACTTGGTTCTAGCAGGTTTGGATGTAAAACCAtggttttgtttcccttcaCAGCTACCTACAGTTCCTTAATTTTGTCAGGATTCAGCTAAGAATTGAGGATTGGAGTTCTCTAGGAATAAGGTAGCTAAGGAAAGGGCTTTAcagaagcagccacagctctgctctgcctggggtGAACTGGAGACAGGCCCAGTTCAAGATGGGTCTGAAATCTGTTACTAATCCCTCTCCCAGAGGATCTGATGAagtgagcaggaataaatcagtGACCATCCCACCTGGTCGTGGTGgtttgtggtgctgtgggatgCTGCCAGCCTTGGAAGTTGCTTCTCGATCGCTGTGAGCAGCTTCATTCAGCTCTGGGGGCTGACCTTCTGCTAGGCTGTTCAGAAGCCTCCCCAGCAGTGTCTGCTCAGGAGTTGCTGTCCCTCTGAGAGCCTCACATCTGGGCAGATGAGCTCTTCTGCTCAAGCCCACCCTACAGCATAGCCTCACAGAGTTCTTGAGGCTGGCAAACTCACCCAGGCCCACCATGAACCCCACCAAGCCTGCTgctcaaccacatccctcagcaccacatctccacagctttgaaacccctccagagatgatgatgatgatgatgatgattattgTTCAACCACTGCCgcttttgggggaagaaattgttcctcatgtccaacctaaacctctcctggggcaaGTTGAGGAatttccctctcatcctgtcacttattCACTGGGAGAAAAGCCTAACccacacctggctccaacctcttttcagggagagAGTCTCCCAGGAGCTTGCTTTTCTCCACACTCAAGCAGCCCCAACTCccctgtaacagtgtgagagctgaaatccccctcccacactgataCATCATTAAAAAGAGACTTTCAAACCATCACGACTGCCAGTCCCCAGgccagctcagtctggaagcaaatgcaagctgtatttacaagcaaaggaTGCAGTGCACTGAATCTGTGCAAACAGACACTACTCCCACCATTCACAAATATGTGCtagcaacagaaaagcacaaccaagccccctttgcttcccccaaggggcctcccccccagccagaaggactccccccaggcccccctggcagaaggcagagagtcaagaagcagagaggctgttagactgaGCTTGCCAAggccagtgtgttatcttcagccagcagagagaagcagcaggcagacaggagcccagcaagctgagactgagccactttgttttgagtagtgattcttaaacctttctctctctctctctccagtggaagtgtttagagcagtcatcattttgctttcttacacccagtagtggcttatttacattcctttcgctttctctgctcaaactctgtgaagaaaaattaaaaagacagtcttaaaagcATCtcattcagctgctcctccccagccctgttctccagacccttccccagcttccttacccttctctggagctaCTCCAACCCCTCAAATGTCCTTCACGGAGCGAGCAGCCCCAAACTGCCCCCAGGATTCATCTTGTGTAACATcaactttctcttttcctctccagttgGCTCTTGTGAAGGTAATCCACGAGCAGGCCTCGTGCagggcagcccagcagcctggggaggtgggGATGTGCCATGCTGTAGCACGTGTAAACATCCTACACTCTCAGCTGTGAGCTCAAGGTGGCTGGGAGAGGATTGTTTACGCCTTCTGCCATGGAGTGAACGTctggcaagctgctgctgcttccaggaggTGCAAGATCCCAACTCTGAGGAGCAGGGTTTTGATTCTCGAGTGTTTAACCACTTGCCACTTGTCTCTGAcaatctgctgctctgcttgaaagggttcattcattcattcattcattcattcatcaTAAAGAGACTTCTCTGTCCTGAACACAAAAGTTGCAATAAGGCAAACCAGGTTCACAGGCTCTCAGCTAGAGCAGAGCCTTTTGGTTCCTTCAGACCGGTGAGatacatgtccagagaagggccatgaggatgatccagagggctggagccacctctcctgtgaggagagactgagagagttggggctgttcagtctggagaagagaaggctttgaggagaccttcttgtggccttccagtatctgaagggggctacaagaatgctggggagggactttttaggtagtgataggaccagtgagaatggaacaaagctggaagtgaggagattcaggctggacatgaggaagaagttcttccccatgagagtggtgagagcctggaatgggttgtgcagggaggtggttgaggctccatccctggaggtgtttgcagccaggctggatgaggctctggccagcctgctgtagtgtgaggtgtccctgggcatggcaggggggttggaactggctgagccttgtggtcccttccaaccctgactgattctaggattctattctATACTGCAGCTCCCAACAGGATCAGGCAGTTCAGCCAGGGTACGAGATAGAACTGCTTCTCATGCGGGGAAATCTGGATATAAATCAAGAAACAAAGGCCTGACTCTTCTCCATCAAGCCCATGATTTGTGGTTCCCAGTGGTTTAACATCAGAGCTAGGCTGGGATttgtgctgggcacagagggagaggaggtttGGTGGGAGGTGGGGTTTGTGGGGTGCATCTGCAGCCTGTTCTGAGTTAAACTAAGAGGAAGTGATGGAACTTTACTTGATGCCTGGCTTTTCAACTGTGCTAATTGGTCCCTTTTGCCTCTCAGAAGGGAAGTGGTGGCTGCTTTATGGCACACAGGGTGCTGGCAATGGGTTTGATTCCCACCCCACTGCAGCTGAATGAATGAGGGAAACCCTTTCTGATTGAGCACTTCAGACAGGCTTTGATCCCTCACCTGTAACAGTTTCCCCAATGGAGCCTGCTTAATGGGGGGGTGATGCTTcagctgtggggctggttttggctgtttgcttccctctgctccacaccagtCTGGCTCATTCCTGGgtctgcttccctctgcacacCAGTCTGGCTGCTTCCTGGGTTTGCTTCCCTCTGTTCCACACCATTCTGGCTACTTCCTGGgtttgcttccctctgctccacaccattCTGGCTCTTTCCTGGGTTTGCTTCCCTCTGTTCCACACCATTCTGGCTACTTCCTGGGTtagcttccctctgctccacaccattCTGGCTCCTTCctggctctgcttccctctgctccacaccattCTGGCTACTTCCTGGGTTTGCTTCCCACTGCTCCACACCATTCTGGCTCCTTCCTGGGTTTGCTTCCCTCTGTTCCACACCATTCTGGCTACTTCCTGGgtttgcttccctctgctccacaccattCTGGCTCCTTCCTGGctttgcttccctctgctccacaccattCTGGCTCCTTCCTGGctttgcttccctctgctccacaccattCTGGCTCCTTCCTGGctttgcttccctctgctccacaccattCTGGCTCCTTCCTGGctttgcttccctctgctccacaccattCTGGCTCCTTCCTGGctttgcttccctctgctccacaccattCTGGCTACTTCCTGGttttgcttccctctgctccacaccattCTGGCTCCTTCCTGGGTTTGCTTCCCTCTGTTCCACACCAGTCTGGCTACTTCCTGGgtttgcttccctctgctccacaccattCTGGCTCCTTCCTGGctttgcttccctctgctccacaccattCTGGCTGCTTCCTGGttttgcttccctctgctccacaccagtCTGGCTGCTTCCTGGttttgcttccctctgctccacaccattCTGTCTACTTCCTGggtctgcttccctctgctgttTGATCTGCTGTTTGGATATTgatctcttccctccccttttccctgtcCTTTCCCTGTGCCACAGGAAGAGGTGCGTCAGGCCGTCACCCCCGCCGAGCCTGTGCAATATTATTTCACCctggctcagcagcctgctgcagtgcaggttCAGGGGCAGCAGCAAGGCCAGCAGACCACCACCTCTACAACCACCATCCAGCCAGGACAGATCATCATTGCCCAGCCTCAGCAAGGACAGGTGAGTCCCAAGCAGCATCTCGGGGGAGGGCTTTGCAGAGCCAGCCAAACCTTCAGCTTCAgcaggtttgggctccccagttcaagagagacagggaactagtggagagagtgcagcagagctgtgaggatgattggggcactggaacatctctgttatgaagaaagactgagagagctggggaagagaaggctgagaggggccTTCTGAAGcccctgaggggtgggtgtcaagcagaaggtgccaggctctatctcagtggtgcccagtgataggacaaggcacaacaggtacaagctggaacccaggaggttccatctcagcttctttggtgtgagggtgctggagccctggagcaggctggttgtggagtctccttctctggaaactttcaaaacccacctggatgtgttgctgtgtggcctgccctaggtgaccctgctctggcaggctgggtttggatgatctctagaggtctcttccaacccctaaaattctgtgattctctgaaatgtgttttctgGTCGTGCCTGTGTGTTCAGATACCTCAGCAGCAAGGATCAGCTATGTCCTGGTTTCCCTTTGTGTTGCTTGAAGCACTAACAAGTAGCAGTGGGTCCAGGAAGCAGCTTGCCTGTTACCATCTCTGTATCCCCTGATTTCCTGCttttgtcaggggggttggactcaatgatccctggagatcccttccaacctctaacactctgtgattcagtgcTCCCCTTGTGCTCAGCCCTTGCCTGgtcctgtgtcagtgtgagctgaaattcctcccctccccccccccccccaacaataaccaggctagcccagtctggaagcaaatgaaagctgtatttacaaagcagaatctacaatctctgatgaaatgcaatgaatctgtacaaatatacaaaattcacaacattcacaaatatatacaatcaacagaaaaagcacaaccagtctccctttgcttccccccagagggggacccttcccaaaggggcctccctctcccaggagcttcccccccagaccctccttggacagagaagcagagttagttaagcagaaagttgttaacttagctgccaaggtcagtgtgttatcttcagccagaagagaagaaggaacagcagccagacagcccagcaactgcccccactgccgaacgcagaatgtgcagagtgcccactttgttttgggtaatagttcttaaatatttctatctatccaatggaagtgtttagaacaatcagtgttttgctttcttacacccaagagtgactTGTtcacactctttcactttctctgttctgaactttgcaaggaaaagaattaaaaagacagtttcaaaccatcacaggaccttttctcccctttctgaGTGCAGAGCACGCCCGTGACCATGCAGGTTGGAGaaggccagcaggtccagatcGTGCAGGCCCAGCCCCAAGGACAGAgccagcaggcacagagcagcacagggcagaccATGCAGGTCATGCAGCAAATCATCACCAACACTGGGGAGATCCAGCAGATACCGGTAAGGCTTCACCAGGGGAGCtgtggagcagccctggggagcagcctgctcagctcctggcgTGAAGGAGTTGTTGAAGCTGCAAGAGGAAGTTTGGAttgagtggtggtggtggttcctTGCACTTGAAAAGAAGGGGGAAGTACAGCAGGTGTGACACAAAGGAGGACATCAATCCAAAGCCATCTCATGTAGCctcactgcccagccccagcacttaGCCCTGAGTTGAAGTAATGATGGTTAGGGAGCTGCAAATAAAAACCATTTCCTGGATAAGCTTTTGGGGGGTTTTCCAGCCTGGATTCAATAAGGCAGAattcacttttttccttttttgggcTTTTACTTGGTTCTGCCTCTGCAGTCTGAGGAGGTCAGGACCTGGCAGACAGAGTGGGGAAGGTTCCAGCTGAGGGTTTATTAATCAACTTTTTAAGTTGTAAGAAGTGACTTGCACCAAGCACTTGGAGCTGGTTGAAGGAATGGCTTTGTAGAGCCAGAAGAGGAGTGGCTTTGTAGAGCCAGAAAACATCTCCCCACTTTCACATCAGCAGAGACCTGGCAGTAGTGGCCTCAAGGATGGGATTTTGAGTACCCAGTGTCAGCAGTGACATTCTGGCACCTGTCCTGGGTAAACATGGAGCCTGAAAAGTCACCCTTTGGTCCCTCTCTTTGTacctcagcacagcaaagctgaggCTTTTGGTTGCCATCTGGAAAATTTCACACCTCTTCAGGAAGAGAAATAGAATCTCTTGACTTGTGTGTGCTTAAGCAGCACCCCAGAGGGCTGAAGCAAGTGGCACTGGGACAAGCTTTTCACTTTGCCCCAGGCTTGGGACCCACAGCTGTGACAAAACTGATCTTTCCACACCCAAgttttttgcttttcaagtGTTGCTGAGCTTCCTTCTGTACATCTGGCAGAGGTTCCTGCTTGGACACAGCATCTTGACAAAGGGGTTAGGTTGTGGGGTGTTGCCAGGCTCACTTCCAAATTCTTTTTCATCTCTTAAGTCTTCAGctgatttttctgctgcttgggTTAAGGTGTTGGTCAGAAAGGAAGTGAATCTTTTGTCAAATATGGTGGTTTGATACCAGCAACCTTCTACCTGCTCTGAATTCTCCACTACTACttctattctcttttttttttttctttctttctgaatcTTTCCCAAATCCTTGATCTTTTTGGAAGTTCTTCACCTCCAGCCTCAGTAACTCTGGTACCACAGCACTGAATATCAGCAATAAaagaacactccaggcttgtcCTCTCCACTGAATGCTGCAAGAGCCCTACAAGAAGGCAGCTTGGGAGATCTGCTAGGAGAAAAGAACTCTTCCTCAAGTAGCTATGAGGGGGCCATCAGCTTCTGCAGGAGGTTCTGTTCTCCACAGGAGTTGGATCCTCTTGGAAATGATCTCCAGTTTTAGGAGTGGGAGGCTGGAGGCTTCTTAATTAGTGTCTGCTTCTGGCCAGGCAGATGCTGCAACCTTCCTCTTGCCTGGGAGTGTCTCAGAAGAGGCAGCTTTGAGTGGTCCTCAGAAGCTTCTTATGCAGGACAGGAACTGCCAAGTGgcagagtgtgatggtttgtgTCTAACAATTCTGAGAGAGCAaaccagagcagcctgggagcagtGTTCTGCTGAACCAGGCCCAGTTCACCCTTCTGTGTCTGGCAGATCCACTGCAAACAgagcctcctccctgagcaTGGTGTGGTGAACCTCAGCTCATGCTGAAGGAGACTTCTTTCTCCTTGCTCACCTCCCCAGCAAGTGGTTTTAAGTAGAACATGGAGCCCTGCAAGAGATCTGTTGTTCAGTGTCCTAACCTGGAAAGCACTTTTGGTTTCACAGAGTTCCAGTCCTTGATCTTTGGAGTGCTGCTGCCCCTTCTGctctctttctgctgtgcttttcttcttcctcccttcagtttcctttcttgatatcagcagtgctgccttctgATACTTCTCTTTCACTCTGGTATCTGGTCAGGTTCAGCAGAGAATCTTTTCACAACACAGATGTGAcagcttgagaaccctttcataATCCTGGGAGTGCCTCTGGTGATGGCAGGAGCACTGAGGGAATCTTGCTgatgtgctctgctgcttctctccacgTGCTCCTGGCAACTCTGTGCACCTCTCTGCTGCAATTTCCCACTCCAGGATCTGTGGGGAAAgtgatttttattcttctatcactgaaaaaaaaaaaaaaaaaaacaaacctggaaGGAGGTGTCCACACCAGCTGAAGGGTAATCACTTCTGCCCCACATTCATTTCTTGTCACATTGAGTCTGTGTCTTTGCCAGAGCTCACAGGGCAGGTTCTTTGGAGCTCActctcctcctgcagtgagcacttTGAATGGGTGAAAACCATTTAAAGTGTAGTTAAAACCAGAGCAGGAAACCCCTCCAGTGTGGGGTAAAAAAGGATctgccagcagatcccctccttggaggtgttcaaggccaggttagatggggccttgagcaacctgggttagtgggaggttggaaggcagggggttggaactggatcatctttaaggtcccttccaacccaagccattctctgaatcttGGTGCAGAAGCAAACTCTATTGAAATGTTGCTGCTGATGTGGGATTTATTTGCTCTTGAAATAATCTTGGAGTCTTCAGACACagctgctgaagtcagtggCCCTTGTGCAAATACCAAGCCCATGTTTTTAGGCCCTTGACCCTTTCTCACTGAGCAGTTTGTGAAGTGTTTTTTCTCTGCCCTTTGTTTGTCttttaacaaaaagaaaacaactgcaACCCAGTTCTGTGGCTAAGCTAACCTTAAAGCTGTCAAGCTGAAACGTTCTGAAGTTCAACAACACAGAATGAAAACCTCCAGCAGTGGCATCCATCACCCTGGCAGCTTTTTGTTGCTTCTCAGGTGTCCATTAGCTGGTTTTAGCCCAGGTTAGGATGATGGCATGGCCTCCCCAATCCTACAGCCCCAAGCAAGGTGAGGGTTGTAGGAACTACACCTTGTGCACCAAGTATTGACACAGAATCTGCCTTTGCCAGCTGAAATTGACATTAATTGGCAGAGAAGTTGCATGAAAAGCTCTGCTGGCTTGGTTTCTGGGACAGTTTCCCTTATAGTCTTTAGTTTTGGCAGTGTGTCATGGTGataggaagagagagggaatggattgaagctggaagaggggagatgtagactggagatgaggaagaaattctttagagtaagGGGAGCGAGAccgtggaacaggttgcccagggaggttgtggatgccctctccctggaggtgttcaaggccaggctggatgaggccttgagcaacctgctctagtggaaggtgcccctgcaggggtgttggacctaaatgacctttaaggtcccttccaccccaacccattctgcatgcagccagctcctgaCCACTTTCTCCATGTGGAATGAACCATCGGAGCAGGAGCTTCAGTCTCACAACCAAccagaggggggggggagaaaaaaaagcgTTCTCAGAGCTCCCTGAAATTTAGCACTTAATATGCTTTAGCTACTAACTGACCTTCCCACCCTACCCCCCCAAGTTCTGGAGAAGGATGTGTGGTGatagctgcccagggaggtggtggagtccccatccctggaggcgttcaagcgACCTTGTGGCCGTGGCGCTTCGGGACGCGGTTTGCCGGCTGCGGTGCTGGTAAGGTCgctggttggactccatgatctcagaggtcttttctccaaccaaaacaagcaTGAAACAGAACCCCAGAATTGCTGTTCCCTGGGGGAGGGAACCTGCAGGAGCTCTCTGGACTCGGTTCTGGTAGGCTCCGTGGCAGTTAATCAGCCGAAGCTCCCCAGGTGTCAGCCGTGACCGCGGGCCGACGGAGGCAACGTTTGTGTGATTGCAGGCTGCCAGTTacctgtttcattttctttccctgcccccccaccccctgcttgTCTCCAGGTTCAGTTGAATGCTGGCCAGCTGCAGTATATCCGCTTAGCCCAACCTGTGTCAGGCACCCAGGTAGTCCAGGGGCAGATCCAGACGCTTGCAACCAATGCACAGCAGGTACGAACCTCACCGGCAGGGCTGCCACCCACCGGCAAGTGCTGCTCCTCAAACTGCCAACTCCACTTGGATTGACCAACTCTTGGGCTAGGATtcctgcattattttttttttttccttccttcttcctgttTACTTTCCATCAGCATAATAAAAAAGCCAAGGAGCATAGCAGGAGCCTCCTTTAGCTGTCCGTGAAGGGTGCATGCTTCTCTATGTCCGTGTGTCTGGCTGGCTGTGTAAAGCTCATGCTGCTTCTGAGCTGATTGCAGGTAAAGACCAAACTTCAGTTCATCAACCTTCTCTTATACTTCTGCTCCTTCTGGCTGGGTGAgggaggagcagccctgcaacCTCTCAGGAAAAGCTATTGGCAAGGTGAAGCTTCGAGACTGCCAGCAGGTTGCCTCCTGTTCTTGTTGAGACTGGTCGCTAAAGGATTCTTCTCTGCCTTCAGAGGATagggaggctgctgctcttctctgatcCTGGAGGCCCTGTTCTCCTCAGGGGAGTTCAAGGGAGGACATGCTTGTGTTGGGTTTGGAATGGCTGACTCCATGTCCTTTGGTCTTGACTCCTGGGTAGCACCAGCAGGACTGTGAGGCAGGGGCATGAGCTGTGTCCTACCACGTTGGTGGGGTGATGAAGTTGGAAAAGAGTCTAAAAGCTctccaaaggcagcagcagaatatTGTTAGTGGGGCTCTGACCCTCTCTGAAGTGCTCTCAGTGATCATCCTTCTCTTGTCCTTGTAGATAACACAGACAGAAGTCCAGCAAGGACAGCAGCAGTTCAGCCAGTTCACAGATGGACAGGTAAGAACTCCTTGGTGCTTCATCCCTTGGAatccagaggggttgtggagtctagaggctggggccaggctcttgtcagtagtgcccagttccaggccaaggggcaatgggcacaagctggaacccaggaggttccatctgaactcCTTtgggtgaggctgctggaggcctggagcaggctccccagggaggttgtggagtctccttctctgcagagcttccgaCCCCTCCTGgtcattgtgaccctgggcaagctgctgtgggtgccctgctttggcaggagggtgggactggatgatctggactgagaggggatttgataaatgtctatcaatatctgagggctgggggtccagagggaggggacaggctctgctcagctgcaccctgggataggacaaggggcgacggatagaaactccagcacaggaggttccacctcaacaggaggaggaacttctgcactgtgaggctcacagagcactggaacaggctgcccagagaggttgtggagtctcctcctctggagaccttcaagccccatctggatgtgttcctgtgtgacctgtgctgggttctgtggccctgctctggcagggggcttggactcaaatctcctgagctctcttccaacctcatgCTGGGGTTCTGAGCTGCTCAGTTGGTGCTTAGagggagctggtgctgggggtgctgagcactgacagccatttctttcccctgctcctgtctccACCAGCAACTTTACCAGATCCAGCAAGTGACCATGCCTGCAGGCCAGGACATCACCCAGCCCATGTTCATCCAGTCCACCAACCAGACCTCAGAGGGCCAAGCCACACAGGTGACAGGGGACTGAAGGGAGGACACTGGAATGAATCTTCTCCCTGCCTGGAGCCAAACCAGCCTGACCTTTCCCACACCAACCTGTTCTGATACCTACATCTGCTTCTGTCCATCTGCCCTCCATAGCAAGCCTCCAGTAGGCTGCAGTCTCTGCTGCACTGTCCACCTTCCTCTGGTGGGTCTGAGAGAGAATATCCAGCAGCCACTGACACAAGAAGGCaagagaggttaaaaaaaaaaacacccaaccaaaacaCCTCTGGGATTTTTTAGGAGGCCACATTTCAGTGTATTCAGCTGCTTGACCaacctcagaaaacaaaaagaactcatcaggaaacaaacaaacaaacaaaaaaaacaaaacaaaacaaaacaaaagacaaaaaaagggaTTTGTAGCATCTCAAGTGAAGG from Indicator indicator isolate 239-I01 unplaced genomic scaffold, UM_Iind_1.1 iindUn_scaffold_138, whole genome shotgun sequence carries:
- the NFYC gene encoding nuclear transcription factor Y subunit gamma, yielding MSTDGGFGTAGNSDAQQSLQSFWPRVMEEIRNLTVKDFRVQELPLARIKKIMKLDEDVKMISAEAPVLFAKAAQIFITELTLRAWIHTEDNKRRTLQRNDIAVAITKFDQFDFLIDIVPRDELKPTKRQEEVRQAVTPAEPVQYYFTLAQQPAAVQVQGQQQGQQTTTSTTTIQPGQIIIAQPQQGQSTPVTMQVGEGQQVQIVQAQPQGQSQQAQSSTGQTMQVMQQIITNTGEIQQIPVQLNAGQLQYIRLAQPVSGTQVVQGQIQTLATNAQQITQTEVQQGQQQFSQFTDGQQLYQIQQVTMPAGQDITQPMFIQSTNQTSEGQATQVTGD